A genomic segment from Schistosoma mansoni, WGS project CABG00000000 data, chromosome 1 unplaced supercontig 0094, strain Puerto Rico, whole genome shotgun sequence encodes:
- a CDS encoding 28S ribosomal protein S16, mitochondrial,putative — protein sequence MHSALYKFPLLRNLNLGRVKFQISHSPSGNIQPFVCQSTQPTSLSDITFLPGPEKPSTWWPHQPLVPGRRVVKLYPVRFRNKLRIALVREGCSNRPFFTIQIKSNLAESKKIGIEQVGSWDPLPNIHGEQLIALNFERISYWIGMGAEPTVRVAELLGLCGFLPVHPRSYLMAHRARIAMAKYLERLKQKQDEQVTDDITLKSGDTNEGEIVVDNQKDNTKEVDVDLRVDSIWRRGNEPPHWWYYGLR from the exons ATTTCCTTTACTTCGTAACTTGAACTTGGGTCGCGTAAAATTTCAAATTTCCCATTCACCGTCTGGTAATATACAACCTTTTGTTTGCCAATCAACTCAGCCTACATCTTTAAGTGATATAACATTTTTGCCTGGACCAGAAAAGCCTAGTACATGGTGGCCTCATCAACCGTTAGTTCCTGGACGTCGTGTAGTAAAATTATATCCTGTTCGTTTTCGAAACAAACTTCGTATTGCACTAGTCAGAGAAGGATGTTCCAATAGACCTTTCTTTACCATACAA aTTAAATCTAATCTGGCCGAATCGAAAAAAATTGGCATTGAACAAGTTGGTTCATGGGATCCATTACCGAATATTCATGGAGAACAATTGATTGCATTAAATTTTGAACGTATCTCCTACTGGATAGGTATGGGAGCTGAACCAACTGTTCGTGTGGCTGAATTATTAGGATTATGCGGATTTTTACCAGTACATCCAAGATCTTATTTAATGGCACATAGAGCTCGTATTGCAATGGCAAAATATTTGGAGAGactaaaacaaaaacaggatgaACAGGTTACTGATGATATCACACTGAAAAGTGGTGATACAAACGAAGGTGAAATAGTAGTGGATAATCAAAAAGATAACACTAAAGAAGTGGATGTTGATTTACGTGTTGATTCAATATGGCGTAGAGGAAATGAACCACCGCACTGGTGGTATTATGGTCTACGCTAA